TTCTCAACTTAAGAAAGGGCTACAATTTGCAGATGTTTAGTGGCTTGTTCTTTGGAGTTTCATTCACCCCCTGTCGCATATTTAAGGCCACACTTTTCCAACATTGACATCTACAGCTTCATTCTGTACTGTAAGCATTTTGAGTTTCCTTGTGTAGTTTTGGCTACCGCTAAAATGTGCACTTGGAGTTAAGACTTGTTGAACTCTCTTTTCTCTCTTAAGGAAAAGGAACCCCCTTGCTGGAGAAATGACACAGCCAATGATCAAATTGGTAACGTATGAAcagttaaacttttttttttaaaggaacttGAGGCAAAAATTTTCTTTGCATTATTTTGTATTAGCAACCACTAGTCTAAACCCGAATTTCTAATTCATATTGCGTCtatgacaaatgaataaatgaagcagattCAAATTGCTCTCAGGCTCACATTGCACATGCTTTGTCATTTGCCAGCAGAGGGCAGTAGAGGACGTAATTGCAGTGCCCTGAAATTGATAAACGGATGAATTAACCTGTTTAACATTTCCACAAacccaatattaatcagaatatctggtttactttacaaaattgtaatttaaacaaatattattCCAAAGAATAGATTTGCATTTCCCTTGCACTTGAAATGCAATGAAACATAACATGATACTCTGAAATATCTAATAGTACATGTCCTCCTACAGTTGGGTATCACGCTTGTGCTCTTTCATACTGGtaagatccatttttttttttaagaaatgcatCCTTGACCTGAAAAATGCTTCTGCTCTGACACAGTACAAGAACCTGAATGTCTTTGTGTCGATTTTTCTAGGAAATGGCGTGCAAGCAACCAGTGACGGTAAGCAGGCTACTCATTTTCTTGTGCATGTACTGTATGAGGAACTTAAAAGGAatcttagttttgtttttgaaaaaaacatgcaactaaaaaaaaaagacctaaaatgtcaaaatatatatggaagcaaaaaatgaaaataaataatttattcaaaggcaggaccgaagtgaatcaaaattaatttcgacacgaaaaaacttttcacatgcttatttttattttgaatacctttttatattttgtgaaattcaagatcaacacaacaattttcagtttcaagttttattttttcaagtacaaaacttttggcccCAATTTAACTCCATAGAATCTCTTCATTGGACAGCTTTAACACTCAAAAGGGAATATAAATATCTGATGTGTATAGAatatcctttatttttttttccttgactgGCAAATGGGATTGCCATGGAACAATTATTTCACACTGCTAATGTACAGTGTTTGTATTGTACTACATAATGGCAAAATTTGTCAAACTGTAAATGTACGACAAGCAGCTCTGTTTACATGATCTGCTGTCAGCATTAAGATGCTGTACAGAAGCCGTTAAGCAGGAAACTGATCATTTGATATCTGCTTACTGTGACCTAAAAATATGTGCAATCCTCCTAATGAGTGATCAGAATGTTGGACTCCATGGTTCGATCGAGACGACCCCTCTGGGACTGGAGACTATGAAACGCTTTCCGATCTGCACAAAGAGAGACCAGGCAAAATCTGTGAACATCCAATTCAAAttgaagtcaaaacaaaatctgGAGCCAGTGTTGGATCAACTGGCGACATGATTCATGTGTAAGTACAAGCTGTAATGCAaatgttgacaaaatgtttttttccctctcccctTCTTTAGattctttttctttgatgtTTCTGCAGATCTGACACACGCAGGGGATTCATTTGTAAAATTAGTGACCAGCCCAAAGGTTATTGTGCAGATTATCAAGTTCGTTTCTTGTGCCCTCTTGAATTCTGTCAACCTGAAGGTAACTTTACACATAATGCACTACAGTTaagggttttttctttttaatgcgtTTCTAGAAAACAGTTTAGAGTAAGGAAACCATCTCAAAACAGTGTCATGTTAGGTTTTCCTCAATTTCaattagctatttttttttcccccttcttgtTCCCATATTTCTCCTACAAACTGCCCCAACCCCATTGATCCTTCATTTGGTGATTCAGTAGTTGACATCAGTCTGCCATGTGCTGTGAATTGGTTTCAAATACAGGTGTCAGTCGattcaaaatttttaatcgtaattaattgcatgacttcaataattaactgacgattaatcgcacattttatacctcaatttatatctaaattttcaataaaatgtacaattttttcctaatttaaatatggttttatttttttagtcattgatacagtaatttcataacaagtgtgactgatctgtgttgatcatttttctttcactataacatggcataattgcatttgtgagacaatggtgacagttcagtgcatttttcttttcatattaagaactgACTCATTTTtagcatgaagtaacttgtgaaattatgcacataaaACCTGTAAAATACACACTAGTCCCAAGaaatatattcattatttaATGCATTACTGCGAAATTGTGTTAGTGTATTTCTTTGCGGAACgctaaatgcttttattttgttaagttcaataggatgcgcattgtaaaatgacgtgTCTTTCGACGATCGATGtgtacttttcatattaagagctacctaACTTTAAACAAGAAGTCACTTGCGATCTTCTGcatatttaaaaattgtaaaatacacctTGACGCAAgttcccacaaatatatgcagtataatttaatttattactgctaaattttgtgttatagtgactccttttcgcAACATGGGATGCTTTTAGTTTAAGTTCCCGGATGCGCCGTGATGCCGTTCTCAAGCGAACACATGATCGTACTTTAACCCGACGGTGCGTCACTGCAAGGAAAGAGAAGACGATGTAGACTTTCTTGGAGTtgctaaataaaatacagtacaccTCACATCAAAAGATCAAGTGGCTTGGAGTCACTCCAAGTGACAAGACGCCATCCATTCGGCTCTTGACTCTCACATGGGGTTGAGAGAGGATACTGCTCGGAGAGCTGTAGCAATTATGCTGCTGTGCTAATCGCGAACGCCGGGAACACCGGTGCTACCGAGTGCGTTCTTGTCACAGCAGGGAACTGGTGGAAGTGTTCCACCGTCCAAACGGCTCCTCCACTCGaacattctgccccttaaacattGTGTATTGTAGCTCAGTTATTTATGATCAAATACAAGATGGAGGAGAAAGCAATGGTAAGATTTTTAGATTGATGCATAATTGTAGCCTGTTAGTATAACTCGAATAAAATGTCAACCTGAGTTGGCTGTTCTGAGACATGAAACTGCAGCTCTAAATGAGTCCCGTTAGCCTGGATcacaggtgcccaagtccggtcctcgagatcACCTACCCAGCCTTTTTTGCATGTCGTTTTCCTCTAACCCAGCTCATCAGCTTGCTTTGCAGAAGCGTGCTGACCCTAATCATAAATGAGTCTTAAGGACCAAATTTGGGAACCCATGGTCTAGATGCATCAGCAGGTTTTGATTAGGCATGTTCGGCCAAATATGTATCGCAGTGGCATTTTCAGATGGCAAACTTTTGGCATGTACAACGTTGTGGTCACTGTCATAAAAGTGCAACTTTGAACTAGTTTGAACATGTTCCCTGATCTGAGACAGCTGATAGTTAACAGTAATAAGTTTTAGTGACAACATGCTTATGAAAAATGGTCCGACTGTAACACGTCCCACTCTCGAAATGCTTGTTGCTCCAGAATGTTGGACTCCATGGTTTGATCGAGATGACCCCTCTGCTACTGGAGACCATGAAACGCTTTCCGCTCTGCACAAAGAGAACCCAGGGAAGATCTGTGACCATCCAATTAAAATTGAGGTCAAAACAAAATCTGGAGCCAGTGTTGGATCAACAGGCGACGTGATTCATGTGTAAGTATGAGATGAACTCGTGTTTTTTGATGTGATGCTGGTTTTGGTTTTTCCCCACTGAGATTAACTGTCTCTGCAGGTCGGACCCACGCGCAGGATTTGTTTGTAGAAATCGTGACCAGCCAAATAATGGACAATGTTCAGATTATAAAGTTCGCTTTTTGTGCCAGTTTGAATTCTGCAAGGCCAAAGGTAATTTTGTATAAAGTACACCTATGTATTTATCTGAAAATGTTGAAGAGTTGACATAATGCTTTTAAGTTGGTTTCATACAGTATGTAAATGGCAATCATGTCAAATCAAATGTTCATTTCTAACCAAAGGAAGTTGAGCTAATAAATAACAGACATGTCTCacgatttctttctttttttggggggcaggAATCTTATCAAATTCATATTAGTGTTGAATGCTGTATAGCATTTCTATGGCTCATAAgttaatttcatattttcatccCATCACCTTTTGCTTTCTACTTATGCCTGAAGAATGTTGGACTCCATGGTTTGATCGTGACGACCCCTCTGGGACTGGAGACTATGAAACACTTTCTAGCCTGCATAAAGAAAACCCATCAAAAATCTGTGATCATCCAATTAAAATTGAGGTCAAAAGGAAATCTGGAGCCTTTGTTGGGTCAACTGGTGATGCGATTCGTGTGTAAGTACAAGATGAACAAATATTGACTTCAAATACTTTTATTGAAAAACTGATTTTTGCCATTTATCACTCCAGAGCTGATGCACACAGAggatttatttgtaaaaatggtGACCAACCACCCAGTGGTTATTGTGCAGATTATAAGGTTCGTTTCTTGTGCCCACTTGATTTCTGCGAGCCAAAAGGTAATCTTATGCAAAATACAGTACTCTTGGGTTTATCTGTAAAAATGCTGATCTCGAGTGATCGTTCATGGTTTTCTGAAGAACAGGgttgtcatgtgaaaacaaatgcTTGTTTAGCTAATCACAAGTCAgatatttttaacaaagcatttcAATTTAACAAATATTGATTACTTAATTTTTCAACCTTGCTCCGTACTCATTACTGTTCCAGAATGTTGGACTCCATGGTTTGATCGAGACAACCCCTCTGGGACTGGCGACTATGAAACGCTTTCTAGCCTGCATAAAGAAAACCCATCAAAAATCTGTGATCATCCACTAAAAATTGATGTCAAAACTACATCTGGAGCCAGTGTTGGATCAACAGGCGACGTGATTCATGTGTAAGTACAAGATTGGCTGGGTCAATGTTGACGGTTTTCttcacaatatgttctatgcagcaccactagtctaaacacaacagTCTGACGTATTGCTATTTGTGGAGTTAAtctgcaaaatccacccatctgagggggcggccattttgccacttcctgtccacTAGCAATGACTGcacagctcgcctgttttctgaagctgagccacgAGCAGGTGCCAAGATGGCCGTCCTGTGCGATGGAGTAAAAACTGGACCTTGCTGCATAACTTGTATCACACAAATGCAATTTTCATTCAGTTCATTCAATTTGCATTCTGTCCGTGGCGGgtgaacatttttgttaatgaCTGACAGGAAAAGTTGAGAAATTGAACTAAGCATTGTCGGACATTTTGGTTTTTGTCAATGACGGAACTCccatttttgttgactcgcttcAAATAACGGAAACATTGACAGACTCGTTTTGCTGAGCAATGATGGATTGACAATACAACTTGGCTTGAAATGACGGAAACTGTTGACAATTTGGTGAATAACGGTTGTGacttgtttagactagtggggcacaTATACAACatactgattttatttttgacttcCCTCACCTTTTTAATTCCCCCATTTACAATTTGTCTCTACAGATCTGACACTCTCACCGGCTTTATTTGTAAAATTCGAGACCAGCCCCACAATGGCCGTTGTGCAGATTATCAAGTTCGTTTCTTGTGCCCGCTTGAATTCTGTGAATCTGAAGGTAATCTTGCGCATAATGTACAACAGTATTTCAgactatgatttttttaattttttttttaatgtaaataccTGTCAAACTATTTTAGAGGAAGGAAAATGTGTCATGTTGGGTTTTACTCAAATTGGATTATGCTGGTTACATTTTCCTTTGTTTCTCCTACAAACTGCCCCCACCTAATTGGTTCACTTAGTTTTGATTCCAAGAAGATGATACATTTTTAGCCACCAATTCTCCCACCACCCAGTAAGTACAATGATTCAGTTACAACTGCTGAAAGCCATAAGACAAAGAAGTAGGCTTTACAAAACAAATGCATGCCCCCATTGaaacataattttgtttttttgattcaGTTTTGTCCTCTGTTACTTTTAGTGTGCAGGACTCCATGGTTGGATCGCGACGACCCGAGTGGCACCGGAGACTTTGAGACACTGAAGGATCTCTACGTTGAAAAACCAAATGAAATCTGCAGACTTCCACTTGGCATTGAGGTCCAAACTGTCGCTGGAAATACTGTGGCATCGACGGGGGATGTCATTGCTTTGTAAGTACGAGATCCAGTGCAAATACACATTTGGCAAGCTCCATTGTATCTTTTGTTGCAGTACATGTGCACTTCAATCTGGAGCTTCCTAACTCACAAAATGTGCACTGAAATGATCTGAAGGCTACTTGAGCGCAATTACTGCCCATGTTTGAAGTGTTAATACTTTTCACTGTTCTCATCATGGTGGCAAATTTTCTTTCCTCTTTGCAGCGCGGACACAACTACTGGGTTCATCTGTAAAAATGCTGACCAGAAGCGTGGACGCTGCACAGATTATAAAGTTCGTTTCATATGTCCCATCGACTTCTGCCATAGACGAGGATAATTGTGAAAAACTGAGTTACAAGTAATTAAAGTGTCAAGTTTGTTCATTTATCCAAGTAAAGAATTGCAATGCTGGCTGCAGGGAAAACAAAGTATAATACAGTACCTCAATTTAATTCATTCCTTGACCAGTTTGCATCCTGAAACATTCTTAGATTGAGGTAACatcattgaaatgaaatgactgGGGGAAAAACAAGTTTTTCATCCCCAAATTGATAGAATCTTGTGTATAAATAAAAGTATAGTACAACATAAGTGGGAAATATACTCCACAATGACCGTGTCACATCTTTTCTGGTATTGTGggctcactaaaaaaaaaaaacaacaaaaaaaaaaaactggaagtATCTAGTAAGATTTGTAGTAATGTtattgaaaattttgttttgtttaatgagcatgttgtttttggttattttgtaAAGAGTggtaaatgtgacaaaaaaatgtttttgtgttaaaTTTGTTAATTATATTAAAGTTCTACATACACAAATGTAAATTTGGGATTCAAAAATCACTCGTTGGCTGTAAGGACTTTGAATGCATGTGCGAAATTTGAATTATATGgataaaaagtgacattttattttcattaatatatttattgttttaagtgTTGTATTCCCCTggcattttaatatatatatattttttcttatgtTTCATTGTTGCAGTGGTTTTGATTGTCTTGATGGTAAGTTTGCGACAGTTGGttcaataaatcataaaaaaaaaaaaaagaaagaaaaaattgtatcggggtcgccgAACAAACACGccccgctacaggattggctggaaattacctagttgacgtcaaacattggaaagaaaattattaactcattcactcccagccattttgactgaagcaatccccttccaCTCTcgactgttttattggatttggactaattttgcaaggcccacacaatattgtgttctattgctataaaaacatgtaacctaccaaaagattagagtctactttcattaggggaaaaaaaaagtatttctatctgtttccattgtgaagtaattggcattagaatatagctaaatttcatcatcatTCCCAATCTATTTAGAAATGTGTGTaaaagagctttttttcaacatggccctggttgatctcttatactctgctgccacctgctgtcgtttgtgtaataactaccatttattcagtcattctttgcagttgagcggctgcattaaagccttctgtatgctctagcatagaaaacttataaatacatctctgggacacaaaacatttaatatagtacgtatttatacgttttttgggaacaaatgagttaaagatgtaatttaaataacatgtacggactgaaattgtaaaaacgtaaataaacctaagaatataaacgcaaaatattttgaataaataataaaatagattgactaaatgataaatacacaagtGTCTCAGATGTGTAACGGCGATGCAGTAGACGAAGCATAAGGAGCGGAGGGGGCTGGAGTTGGAGGAACAGCTTCTCTGGCATTTGCGGCGGGGGGAGTAGGCTGAGAAGCAACAGCATCAGTGGAGGCCAACTACTCATCATAATTGGTGCGTTCCATGTTAGTATCGACATCTGCAGCACAACGCTCATCAGTGCTGTTGGTCAGTGGATCCCTCGGTGATTGATTCCTCTGTGGTTGTTGATTGAAGGCCATACGTTGATGACACCATCCTGCGtattttaacaataataataatcggtgttttaagtgggccggTACGGAGCTGCGACACTTCTAAAAATCGCCCTTGAGCGTTCCGGTACTTCTCGacgtgcaaagaacgtactatCAGCCTTCCGGTACGCTtgacaatgcattttttgattctCAAAAGCTCGTCCACAGATTTGCATATAGCATGGAAAACGCCTCTTTTAGCTGTTTGCGATAGGGCGCAGGAAGATGCCTTCACGGCACGCACTGAACACGGAAGCACTCGCTGGCCGCGTGCACGCCTCGTTGAGAAGTATGACGCACTAATTAAGCTTATTAATTGTAGAGCTCTCTGGCCGTCCACTCCTCGTTGAGAAGCACGACTCACTAattaaagtgtatgggacagctcaggacattttttaatatgttgttttgaacgatataatatacacgacaaaatgagcggctcgtcgagtcaaaacatattaaaatagtatttccttatttttaaattacccgCGCAAAATCCGGCCATTGGCGCGCTCCCAGCGGCCGAATCGGGTATGACGTCAGCGGAAGAACGGAAGTCAGTGTCTTTGCTTTGCCGCTGCAAGCTTACGACTGATGTGTTTTTATCATCAACTGAATTTCTACAATGCCGTCTCGTTGCGTGGCCCGATTTTGTTGTAATCGAAGGGAGGATGGTgtgagcctttttcggttccctcaAGATGCAGCTCTTGGCgaaaaatggacaaagcaaGTACAACGGACGAGAGATAAATGAACACCTGACTCCAACGTCAGTGTTGTACAGCGCACATTTCGAGGAAGACTCGTTTGACCCGCTCCCGGCCCTGAAGCTGTCACTTGGCTATAATGTGGTGTAAGAACTACAATCTAGAAAGTTAACAGCACTTATTTCTGCCAATTAATATACAGTCAATGAAAAGGTACCAATGTCAAATGAGGAACTGCTAAATTTCCATTTGTTgtccattttattttgatttatgtaTTGTGCTGTGCATCTGAGGCATCATGCCCAAGTTAACAACAGTTCAAACTTTGTTTCAGATGGTGGATGAGAtgcttaaaggtacactcagtattatacagtggcatctagtggtgaaacaataaatcattcggaaaaaaaaaacaattgtttgtgttagtagtatgtaaaaagatatgttgtatcgcataaacgtactttttttaaatataacggttagtctagaaatcgcaaattatcttacatgtccgagccgcggcttctagtgtccgccatgtttcgccgccatctttctgctacgggtgccgtcaaacacaaatttcagcgctccatttcttaacgcgtttttggaacgcacttccggtttgtatggcgaccgcatttccacgaagaagaagagtttccggtccccgaagagagcattatcaagcatcacacttactttgggaatttattttatttcagcgcgacaaaacaagagtttatattgtagccgcatttgccagatggagagaaatgaggaacagactaggtttgggacgtgccggtgccttcgactgctttctacttgaccggtaagtaagagtacatttgtgttttcgttttgagagcgagagaaaaagtatacactgtactaattaatacgatgttcgtacctttgttttacaatcactgtagctgttgattagcaactccgcaccattcgaacgatttcgttatgtagctacttgctttgaaaaaaaaaaagattcccgctggcacgttatatttagagtaaatgcgcaagttattgtgtaatgtaatgtaactgtgatttcggaggtatatttgcccataacttcaatggagaatctaaagcatactgtattagtggaggagttgaaaattattttcgttgtggttggtgaaaatagtgttctcgaaattaattttcggcagggaataactttctggacttaaatgctggctgtaccgtaagcactgctagagtctgaactctctcactcaagtgtgtactggtccattgtgtaattgggtgcacaagaatttacaggctgctacgttttccacggaaattcgacaagcaagcagcctttgcatattctatgcagtatgcagtcaagttacttttatctagctaatacaatgttttgggcccaaaaactaaagatcttacctctattttgggggctttgttggaaagttggtgacatatagtagtatcatcaattattctattttattttataattttgtttttgtttgtgtcacactagatcaacagccaaacttgaggggttccagaaccatattctgatgtatacaagcattcatgcaccgtttaaatacatcaccgacctgcaagaaaaaaaaatatcaaggggagagtcagcagccaaattggaatgccccgaatgaggacacttgaatggaggaccccagaaggcttcggtgttgtaccaccagtatctccacctaccatatctgagctgcaacaaactgaagtcagccgacgtcttggtatgtcatttacatatggacggcattgcacactacatgaactttttgtgtgaagcaatacggaatggtcacatgtacaagcaccacttgttttacacaggacctgctgaccaggtgtctgaagccatggagtgactcctccctcactttcctcagcagccaaattggaatgccccgaatgaggacacttgaatggaggaccccagaaggcttcggtgttgtaccaccagtatctccacctaccatatctgagctgcaacaaactgaagtcagccgacgtcttggtatgtcatttacatatggacggcattgcacactacatgaactttttgtgtgaagcaatacggaatggtcacatgtacaagcaccacttgttttacacaggacctgctgaccaggtgtctgaagccatggagggactcctccctcactttcctcagcaagcctttgaagaatatgatatcatcgttggtgggaacatgccctcactccataacatgtacttgtgcagtcaaggagcatgtcaaacttaatcaaaccagcaaacattgaagtgacttcatttttactgcagtctgttcacacaatcaatggacaagccttccttgattttgccccaataacatcatagagtaggcgaaaagtagtgttacagatcatactatgtgttcgggagagtttgaggaatgttgcaatgttaatgggggacaatgtcagcacacacacacacacacacacacacaaaaaaacatcatggtattgagttaatcagatattttagctgtgtacaacacatacctgctctgtaacactacctttggcccaaacctgtatgtctattttccatattttgaaatgcacagcgtattggtaaatttctggatcaactgcaattcatgtcgctcattatattataacagcatttttttttttttttagttaatatgttcatttcatgtagacttttattttactttattttattcattcattttcatgtactgtaccttacattcattggccaatgaagaattccttgtcattgcaagcatttataataattctccaggcttttgatgttttacatttctggtcatgtaaaatagtgagaggttaggtgtcgaatgaacactgcatgttgacgccaaaggaaatagtatttttttagttattcaaaatgtacaaattaacacacaacaacaatatacaagttatacaaactacaacaacaagtgtcagacatggactaattatatgccaggtaaaaaaaaacctttgtattgtcctcaaggatctgggaaagtgtcacttatttgccacaagtccaccaaggtgctgcagtctgggatccaggtacaggaaatcatggtggtgctg
This portion of the Festucalex cinctus isolate MCC-2025b chromosome 19, RoL_Fcin_1.0, whole genome shotgun sequence genome encodes:
- the LOC144007480 gene encoding mucin-5AC-like, translating into MTQPMIKLLGITLVLFHTGNGVQATSDECWTPWFDRDDPSGTGDYETLSDLHKERPGKICEHPIQIEVKTKSGASVGSTGDMIHVSDTRRGFICKISDQPKGYCADYQVRFLCPLEFCQPEECWTPWFDRDDPSATGDHETLSALHKENPGKICDHPIKIEVKTKSGASVGSTGDVIHVSDPRAGFVCRNRDQPNNGQCSDYKVRFLCQFEFCKAKECWTPWFDRDDPSGTGDYETLSSLHKENPSKICDHPIKIEVKRKSGAFVGSTGDAIRVADAHRGFICKNGDQPPSGYCADYKVRFLCPLDFCEPKECWTPWFDRDNPSGTGDYETLSSLHKENPSKICDHPLKIDVKTTSGASVGSTGDVIHVSDTLTGFICKIRDQPHNGRCADYQVRFLCPLEFCESEVCRTPWLDRDDPSGTGDFETLKDLYVEKPNEICRLPLGIEVQTVAGNTVASTGDVIAFADTTTGFICKNADQKRGRCTDYKVRFICPIDFCHRRG